In one Marispirochaeta aestuarii genomic region, the following are encoded:
- a CDS encoding flagellar biosynthetic protein FliR — MEFEQVIVNAQIYLLIFARIFALFQTAPLISSSSIPGVARVALTLFTSLAVFPMVQGFGYPLPDNALGYGMLMMGEAMIGILVGFFITMIYSVLLISGQFYAFQMGFGASVVFDPLAQIELPLMGQFLNLLAMYAFMAASGFMDIFLKGIYRSFQAFRAVDLVLQQEYIVSMLGRGLTNLFGQSLIIAFPVMGTLMLVTVSEGLLAKAAPQMNLLMLGFPIRIGVAFIVLLLTLPAITFAYVTILNSGFLEIMRLFRTGTGAAV, encoded by the coding sequence ATGGAGTTTGAACAGGTTATTGTAAACGCCCAGATTTATCTTCTCATCTTCGCGCGGATTTTCGCCCTGTTTCAGACCGCCCCGCTTATTTCGTCGTCTTCCATTCCCGGGGTCGCCCGGGTCGCCCTTACCCTTTTTACCAGCCTGGCGGTGTTTCCCATGGTACAGGGATTCGGATATCCCCTGCCCGACAACGCCCTGGGTTATGGGATGCTGATGATGGGAGAGGCGATGATCGGAATCCTTGTGGGATTCTTCATTACCATGATCTATTCGGTACTTCTGATTTCCGGACAGTTCTACGCTTTTCAAATGGGATTCGGAGCCTCCGTGGTGTTCGATCCCCTGGCCCAGATCGAACTGCCCCTGATGGGACAGTTTCTGAACCTCCTTGCCATGTACGCCTTCATGGCGGCAAGCGGTTTCATGGATATATTTCTGAAGGGGATCTACCGTTCCTTCCAGGCTTTCCGGGCCGTGGATCTGGTGCTGCAGCAGGAGTACATCGTCTCCATGCTGGGAAGGGGGCTCACAAACCTCTTTGGACAGTCTCTTATTATCGCCTTTCCGGTAATGGGCACCCTGATGCTGGTAACGGTTTCCGAGGGACTCCTGGCGAAGGCGGCACCCCAGATGAATCTGCTTATGCTGGGATTTCCGATTCGAATAGGGGTCGCATTTATCGTTCTGCTCCTTACGCTGCCGGCTATAACCTTTGCCTATGTTACCATCCTTAATTCCGGTTTTCTGGAAATCATGCGTCTTTTCAGAACCGGAACTGGGGCGGCGGTATGA
- the fliQ gene encoding flagellar biosynthesis protein FliQ: MSIGYAVALMRNAVFQVLIISSPMLLIGMGVGLIISIFQATTSIQEQTLTFVPKIIAIFLALVLFGPIIFGSMRAYTIDIIRQIPQMVL, from the coding sequence ATGTCCATTGGATATGCCGTTGCCCTGATGCGGAACGCGGTTTTTCAGGTATTGATTATTTCTTCTCCCATGCTGCTTATTGGTATGGGAGTCGGACTGATCATCTCTATTTTTCAAGCCACGACCTCGATCCAGGAACAGACACTGACCTTTGTTCCAAAGATAATTGCAATATTTCTGGCCCTGGTCCTTTTTGGACCGATTATATTCGGTTCCATGCGGGCCTATACAATCGATATTATTCGACAGATACCGCAGATGGTATTGTAA
- the fliP gene encoding flagellar type III secretion system pore protein FliP (The bacterial flagellar biogenesis protein FliP forms a type III secretion system (T3SS)-type pore required for flagellar assembly.) has translation MKQKVLVILLIVVTCSGVLTAQEAQDVNVPADGLNIPFVDLTIRSAGDNQEVALSLQLLLLLAVITLSPSILILTTAFLRIAIVFDFIKRALSLQQVPPNQVLMGIALFLTIFIMWPTLTTVYEESFVPFAEGDIGFEEMYANAEGPLRLFMFRQMQRNYNNIELFMRLSDLPRPANATEVPTHVLIPAFVLHELTVAFKIGILLFIPFIIIDMVVASTLMSMGMIMLPPVMISMPFKLILFVLVDGWGLITEQVVASFF, from the coding sequence ATGAAACAAAAAGTACTCGTCATCCTGCTGATAGTGGTGACGTGTAGCGGTGTATTGACTGCCCAGGAGGCGCAGGATGTCAATGTACCAGCTGACGGCTTGAATATTCCGTTTGTCGATCTCACGATCCGGAGCGCCGGAGACAATCAGGAAGTCGCACTGTCGCTGCAGCTGCTTCTGCTTCTTGCGGTCATCACCCTCTCTCCATCGATACTAATACTTACCACTGCATTTCTGCGTATCGCTATCGTGTTTGACTTTATCAAACGGGCTCTGTCGTTACAGCAGGTGCCGCCTAACCAGGTACTCATGGGTATCGCTCTGTTTTTAACAATTTTCATAATGTGGCCGACCCTGACCACTGTGTATGAAGAGAGTTTCGTTCCCTTCGCCGAAGGGGATATCGGTTTTGAAGAGATGTATGCAAATGCGGAAGGCCCTTTAAGGCTTTTTATGTTCAGGCAGATGCAGCGGAATTATAACAATATCGAACTGTTCATGCGCCTGTCGGATCTGCCGCGTCCGGCAAACGCAACGGAGGTTCCGACTCATGTACTCATACCGGCCTTTGTACTCCATGAGCTGACCGTTGCCTTCAAGATCGGGATTCTGCTGTTCATACCCTTTATCATTATAGACATGGTTGTCGCTTCAACCCTCATGTCCATGGGTATGATAATGCTGCCGCCGGTTATGATTTCCATGCCCTTCAAGCTGATCCTTTTTGTACTTGTAGACGGCTGGGGGCTTATTACGGAACAGGTTGTGGCGAGTTTCTTTTAA
- a CDS encoding FliO/MopB family protein encodes MKKNVLLFLLLVAAVVGSLSAQEREESEAPAGEAIVSEEDIIFDGGEGAAENNTTEAVEPGGNLTIWSFVSMVLVLGGVVAAIYGLFFLLKRIAGRGYPDNDLIRILSSKSLSSTRSVHLISLGRRFLLVGSAENSVNLIAEIDDKESRDEIDVFLAREDSSPKKSFRQLIGGLLSGNEEGGDDSVSSSAHFLKNQGQRMKNL; translated from the coding sequence TTGAAAAAAAACGTGCTTCTTTTCCTGCTGTTAGTGGCGGCTGTGGTTGGTAGCCTCTCAGCACAGGAAAGGGAAGAAAGCGAAGCTCCTGCAGGAGAAGCCATTGTGTCTGAAGAAGACATAATCTTCGACGGCGGTGAAGGAGCTGCGGAAAACAACACAACAGAAGCTGTCGAGCCCGGTGGAAACCTCACGATATGGAGTTTTGTCTCCATGGTCCTGGTTCTCGGGGGAGTCGTTGCAGCTATCTACGGACTGTTCTTCCTGCTCAAGCGCATTGCGGGCAGGGGATACCCGGACAATGATCTTATCCGGATCCTCTCTTCAAAATCCCTCTCCAGTACACGCAGTGTACATCTTATTTCTCTGGGGCGGCGTTTCCTGCTTGTAGGATCCGCCGAAAACAGCGTCAACCTTATCGCGGAAATCGATGATAAAGAGAGCCGTGACGAGATTGACGTTTTTCTTGCCCGGGAAGATTCCTCCCCGAAAAAAAGCTTCAGGCAGCTTATCGGCGGACTTCTTTCCGGAAACGAAGAGGGCGGGGACGACTCGGTATCGTCATCGGCCCACTTCCTGAAAAACCAGGGACAAAGGATGAAGAATCTGTGA
- the fliY gene encoding flagellar motor switch phosphatase FliY yields MSDGSLSQDEIDALLQGGGGFDFGGEESAGQAPAGLSQEQQMAFASKLSGAVSSQASNLSGIIGKSVNIGKPEVEFMTRDGFVGTAPEQLVVTSIGFSEGIVGEHMYLMPVNLATAIAGLMMGQEQIDLDEAALSALSEAGNTLAGAIATTLGDAVRKTVMTSPGETEILSRDDISLPGDGFLRVSYPVTIEGEKPSQLMEVFSISAVSDVVKPQQASPSPGVQPSSQMGAMGQGMMGGGMQQQMPQGMSMSYQQPPNVQSVQFPNLYPQAAAGDQGNIGLLMDVYMEMTVELGRTKRLIREILGMGEGTIIELDKLAGEPVDILVNHKLIAKGEVVVIDENFGVRVTEIVSPMERMSDLT; encoded by the coding sequence ATGAGTGATGGTTCATTATCGCAAGACGAAATTGATGCTTTGCTGCAGGGCGGCGGCGGATTTGATTTTGGCGGGGAGGAGAGCGCAGGCCAGGCTCCCGCCGGGTTATCCCAGGAACAGCAGATGGCCTTCGCGTCAAAGCTGTCCGGGGCTGTATCGAGTCAGGCCTCGAATCTGAGCGGCATTATAGGAAAAAGCGTCAACATCGGAAAGCCCGAGGTTGAATTTATGACCCGGGACGGCTTTGTCGGGACCGCTCCTGAACAGCTGGTGGTAACCAGCATAGGTTTTTCCGAAGGTATTGTGGGGGAACATATGTACCTGATGCCTGTCAATCTGGCTACCGCCATAGCCGGGTTGATGATGGGACAGGAGCAGATTGACCTGGACGAGGCAGCCCTGTCCGCCCTGTCGGAAGCGGGAAATACCCTTGCCGGGGCCATAGCCACTACCCTGGGAGATGCTGTACGGAAGACCGTAATGACCAGTCCCGGGGAAACCGAGATACTTTCCCGGGACGATATTTCACTGCCCGGTGACGGGTTCCTTAGAGTCAGTTACCCCGTGACTATCGAAGGAGAAAAACCTTCTCAGCTGATGGAGGTATTTTCTATTTCCGCTGTTTCAGATGTCGTTAAGCCTCAACAGGCTTCTCCATCTCCCGGTGTTCAGCCGTCATCGCAGATGGGCGCCATGGGACAGGGAATGATGGGAGGAGGAATGCAACAGCAGATGCCTCAGGGCATGAGCATGAGTTATCAGCAGCCGCCGAATGTACAGTCGGTTCAGTTTCCTAATCTGTATCCCCAGGCTGCGGCCGGTGATCAGGGAAATATCGGACTCCTGATGGATGTCTATATGGAGATGACCGTTGAGCTGGGACGGACCAAGCGGCTCATCCGTGAGATTCTTGGAATGGGAGAAGGAACGATTATCGAGCTGGACAAGCTGGCAGGCGAACCGGTGGATATTCTGGTTAATCACAAACTCATCGCCAAGGGCGAGGTTGTTGTAATTGACGAGAATTTCGGTGTTCGGGTAACCGAAATCGTATCTCCCATGGAAAGAATGTCTGATTTGACATGA
- the fliM gene encoding flagellar motor switch protein FliM codes for MNEVLSQDEIDQLLTAISTGDIESEEVSQATDQRKIKIYDFKRPDKFSKEQIRTVSIMHETFARLTTTALSAQLRSMVHVHVASVDQLTYEEFIRSIPNPTTLGIINMDPLKGSAVLEIDPAITFSIIDRLFGGQGEGTKVQRDLSDIEQSVMEGIIVRILGNLREAWSQVIDLRPRLGQIETNPQFAQIVPPTEMVVLVTLETKVGEVEGMMNFCIPYLTIEPIISKLSAQYMYSTVRSGATTENLNIIKERLSTVHVNVVAEIGSINLTVRDVLSLRVGDVIRLQDTRTTDPMVLKIGNRKKFLCRPGLVGNKVAVQITQKLEDIEKEEFEELAVEGEE; via the coding sequence ATGAATGAGGTTTTATCCCAGGATGAAATCGACCAGCTGTTAACGGCGATTTCGACAGGGGATATCGAAAGCGAAGAGGTTTCTCAGGCAACGGATCAGCGGAAGATCAAGATCTATGATTTCAAGCGTCCGGACAAATTTTCCAAGGAACAGATTCGTACTGTCTCCATTATGCACGAGACCTTCGCGCGCCTGACCACCACCGCCCTCTCCGCGCAGCTTCGGAGCATGGTCCATGTCCACGTCGCCTCGGTTGATCAGCTGACCTACGAGGAGTTTATACGGTCCATACCCAATCCCACTACCCTGGGGATAATAAATATGGATCCCCTGAAGGGCTCCGCGGTGCTGGAGATCGATCCCGCCATTACTTTTTCCATCATCGACCGCCTCTTCGGCGGACAGGGGGAAGGGACGAAGGTGCAGCGGGACCTCTCGGATATCGAGCAGTCGGTAATGGAGGGAATCATAGTCCGCATACTGGGGAACCTTCGGGAAGCCTGGAGCCAGGTTATCGATCTCAGGCCGCGGCTGGGACAGATTGAAACGAATCCCCAGTTCGCCCAGATTGTCCCTCCCACGGAAATGGTTGTGCTTGTAACCCTGGAAACGAAGGTCGGGGAAGTGGAAGGTATGATGAACTTCTGTATTCCCTATCTGACCATCGAGCCGATTATTTCCAAGCTCTCAGCACAGTACATGTATTCCACCGTGCGTTCCGGTGCGACAACGGAGAACCTGAATATCATAAAGGAACGTCTGTCCACCGTACATGTCAATGTTGTTGCGGAAATCGGCAGTATTAACCTTACCGTGCGGGATGTATTGTCTCTCCGGGTTGGAGATGTCATACGGCTTCAGGATACCCGAACAACGGACCCTATGGTTCTGAAGATCGGGAACCGTAAAAAGTTTCTCTGCAGGCCGGGCCTTGTGGGAAACAAGGTGGCTGTGCAGATAACACAGAAACTTGAGGATATAGAAAAAGAAGAGTTCGAAGAGCTCGCCGTCGAAGGAGAAGAGTAG
- a CDS encoding flagellar basal body-associated FliL family protein, giving the protein MADEDVVFGDEDVTGGVEPDSGGRGGFLPEIVIKILKLVAMGLAAIIFIVTVVVITMQILGRGSAQQSLPAVSPDYQGVAPILQWWDGIEEIRTRTSDTEPMTVIVKVKIGFEKDNKTILTELNDRQSPLQAEIRHYFSTKNAAELTPRHEAQITNELKTLINDRLTGPNIERVIIMDLQILDF; this is encoded by the coding sequence ATGGCAGACGAAGATGTCGTATTCGGCGACGAAGATGTAACCGGCGGTGTTGAACCGGACTCCGGAGGAAGGGGAGGTTTTCTCCCCGAAATAGTAATAAAAATCCTCAAGCTGGTAGCCATGGGGCTTGCGGCTATAATCTTTATTGTCACCGTGGTTGTCATTACCATGCAGATCCTCGGACGGGGTTCGGCACAGCAGTCCCTGCCCGCGGTTTCTCCGGACTACCAGGGAGTCGCCCCGATTCTGCAGTGGTGGGACGGAATAGAGGAGATCCGTACAAGGACCTCGGATACCGAACCCATGACGGTGATCGTCAAGGTAAAGATCGGCTTCGAGAAGGACAATAAAACCATACTTACAGAGCTGAACGACCGGCAGTCACCTCTGCAGGCGGAAATACGGCACTACTTCAGCACAAAAAATGCGGCGGAGCTTACTCCCCGGCACGAGGCCCAGATAACAAACGAACTGAAGACCCTTATCAATGACAGGCTTACAGGTCCAAACATCGAAAGGGTTATTATTATGGACCTGCAGATACTTGATTTTTAG
- the motB gene encoding flagellar motor protein MotB, whose protein sequence is MPRPNKCKKCPPEGAADWMLTYGDMVTLLLTFFVMMYTTAEVDGSQLKLILAAFSGLGVLEGGNTLQAGELAELGNNIMTLPSVDKGRALDKARKRAISQFQPEIKTKKVRVTEDERGLIISLAADSFFRPASAEIDIENTRETLQKVSQLLISLEGRKFRIEGHTDAAPTDPTGPWPTNWELSSARAINTLKYLVQYGVPEDQFQVAGFSDTVPLATNDTPEGRAYNRRIDIVILSEGHL, encoded by the coding sequence ATGCCAAGGCCGAATAAATGCAAAAAATGTCCCCCCGAAGGCGCCGCCGACTGGATGCTCACCTATGGCGATATGGTGACCCTTCTTCTGACATTTTTTGTAATGATGTATACCACCGCGGAGGTGGACGGTTCCCAGTTAAAGCTGATCCTGGCTGCCTTCTCCGGTCTTGGTGTTCTCGAGGGGGGCAACACCCTCCAGGCAGGGGAGCTCGCGGAACTGGGAAACAACATCATGACCCTGCCTTCCGTCGACAAGGGAAGGGCCCTGGACAAGGCCCGCAAGCGGGCGATAAGCCAGTTCCAGCCGGAGATCAAGACCAAGAAGGTCCGGGTTACCGAGGATGAACGGGGCCTTATAATCAGTCTGGCGGCGGATTCGTTTTTTCGCCCCGCCAGTGCGGAGATAGACATCGAAAATACCCGTGAGACCCTGCAGAAGGTATCTCAGCTGCTTATATCCCTGGAGGGACGGAAGTTCAGGATAGAAGGGCATACCGATGCGGCTCCAACGGATCCGACCGGTCCCTGGCCGACGAACTGGGAGCTGTCCTCGGCAAGGGCGATCAATACCCTGAAATACCTGGTTCAGTACGGGGTGCCGGAGGACCAGTTTCAGGTTGCAGGCTTTTCCGATACGGTGCCCCTGGCGACGAATGATACCCCCGAAGGCCGGGCCTACAACCGGCGTATAGACATTGTAATCCTGAGTGAAGGACACTTATAG
- a CDS encoding motility protein A, translating into MDLGTIIGLILGFVMILMSIFTSGGSLTSYVDIPSIFMVIGGSFAALMVSSPLQRVLGMMRYLNHALNVPNWGEEAIISTLVNFSEKARREGLLALEDDLEEVEQEFMKKGIQLVVDGTDPEIIKNLLYNELNQIQERHQDGIMLFDFWGKVAPAFGMIGTLAGLIAMLANLNDADSIGSGMALALITTMYGAIFANLVLIPIKAKLEDRDKGETLVKEIMIEGILSIQSGDNPRILEVKLLSFLPPLKREAIMAESAAE; encoded by the coding sequence ATGGATTTAGGAACGATTATTGGATTGATACTCGGATTTGTGATGATCCTGATGTCAATCTTTACTTCCGGTGGAAGCCTGACTTCCTATGTCGATATTCCATCGATCTTTATGGTTATCGGCGGCTCCTTTGCGGCCCTGATGGTTTCCAGTCCCCTTCAGCGGGTGCTGGGAATGATGCGTTATCTGAACCATGCCCTCAATGTTCCCAACTGGGGAGAAGAGGCCATTATTTCCACCCTGGTCAACTTTTCCGAAAAAGCCCGCCGCGAGGGGCTTCTTGCCCTGGAGGACGACCTGGAAGAGGTTGAACAGGAGTTCATGAAAAAAGGAATTCAGCTGGTTGTCGACGGTACTGATCCGGAAATAATCAAGAACCTTCTCTACAATGAGCTGAATCAGATACAGGAACGCCACCAGGACGGAATAATGCTCTTCGACTTCTGGGGAAAGGTCGCTCCCGCCTTCGGAATGATCGGTACCCTGGCAGGGCTTATCGCCATGCTGGCAAACCTTAACGACGCTGATTCCATCGGATCGGGTATGGCTCTGGCTCTTATTACCACCATGTACGGTGCAATATTTGCCAACCTGGTACTGATTCCCATCAAGGCAAAGCTGGAGGACCGGGACAAGGGTGAGACCCTGGTCAAGGAGATTATGATCGAAGGGATCCTCTCCATCCAGTCCGGAGACAACCCCCGGATTCTCGAAGTCAAGCTTCTGAGTTTTCTGCCTCCCCTTAAGAGAGAGGCAATCATGGCGGAATCTGCCGCCGAATAG
- a CDS encoding flagellar FlbD family protein, producing MIEVTRLDGTVYWVNPHQIEYMEANPDTTLIMLSGKRLVVREDRRTIMNSIIEYRRQIGAFKNEE from the coding sequence ATGATTGAAGTAACAAGGTTGGATGGAACGGTCTACTGGGTTAACCCCCATCAGATCGAATACATGGAAGCCAATCCGGATACAACCCTGATTATGCTGTCGGGTAAACGTCTGGTGGTCCGGGAGGACCGCCGGACGATTATGAATTCGATTATCGAATACCGCAGGCAGATAGGGGCCTTCAAGAACGAGGAGTAA
- the flgE gene encoding flagellar hook protein FlgE — protein MMRSLYAGVSGLQNHQTRMDVIGNNISNVNTIGFKKGRVNFQDMLSQTMSGAARPTDDLGGVNPKQVGLGMTIAAIDTIHTQGSLQTTGVMTDIAIQGNGFFILREGDKEFYTRAGAFGLDEAGTLVNPANGLKVQGWMAQEVEGQTIINTASDVGDITIPIGGKDPASATSEVYLACNLDKRVGEIPADAGPAEVLQNTWTIDKTVYDDFGNTHTMRINFTKTVGAPNSWDAVVIMNPDADGADTANTLAEVGEANNATATFTVNFNNLGTLESVTDAQGDILTEGALQTQISFDVPDANPDAEGGVLRQTFNLNLGEVGSVVNSMTQFAEKSSTKAFAQNGYPMGYLESFKVDQSGMITGVYSNGTNRTIGQVALASFVNPGGLEKAGESTYIVTNNSGDPNVSESGVAGKGKFIAGALEMSNVDLAEQFTDMIVTQRGFQSNSKTIQTSDQMLQELLTLKR, from the coding sequence ATGATGCGGTCCCTTTATGCCGGTGTTTCCGGTCTGCAGAATCACCAGACGCGGATGGATGTTATTGGTAACAACATCTCCAACGTCAACACGATCGGTTTTAAAAAGGGGAGGGTGAATTTTCAGGATATGCTGTCCCAGACAATGTCCGGGGCCGCCCGTCCTACCGATGACCTTGGGGGAGTAAACCCGAAACAGGTCGGACTGGGTATGACTATTGCCGCTATCGATACCATCCACACCCAGGGCTCCCTGCAGACCACCGGGGTCATGACGGATATCGCAATCCAGGGAAACGGGTTCTTTATCCTCCGGGAGGGAGACAAGGAGTTCTACACCAGAGCCGGCGCTTTTGGCCTTGACGAAGCCGGTACCCTGGTGAATCCCGCCAATGGCCTGAAGGTCCAGGGATGGATGGCCCAGGAGGTGGAGGGGCAGACAATCATCAATACAGCTTCCGATGTGGGGGACATTACCATTCCCATAGGCGGTAAGGACCCTGCCTCCGCAACCAGCGAAGTCTATCTGGCCTGTAACCTGGATAAGAGAGTTGGAGAAATCCCCGCCGACGCGGGCCCCGCGGAAGTACTGCAGAACACCTGGACCATCGACAAGACAGTGTATGACGATTTCGGGAACACCCACACCATGCGGATTAACTTTACCAAGACCGTGGGAGCTCCGAACAGCTGGGATGCGGTGGTAATCATGAATCCCGACGCAGACGGTGCAGATACGGCGAACACCCTTGCCGAGGTCGGGGAGGCGAACAACGCCACAGCCACTTTTACGGTAAATTTCAACAATCTCGGGACCCTGGAATCGGTAACCGACGCCCAGGGTGATATACTGACAGAGGGGGCGCTTCAGACGCAGATTTCTTTCGATGTGCCCGACGCCAATCCCGACGCTGAAGGCGGCGTGCTGCGGCAGACCTTCAATCTGAATCTGGGAGAGGTTGGGAGCGTTGTGAACTCCATGACCCAGTTTGCTGAAAAGAGTTCCACCAAGGCCTTTGCGCAGAACGGTTATCCCATGGGATACCTGGAGAGCTTCAAAGTCGATCAGTCCGGAATGATAACCGGGGTCTATTCCAACGGTACCAACCGTACCATCGGACAGGTCGCCCTGGCGAGTTTCGTTAACCCCGGAGGGCTCGAGAAGGCCGGCGAGAGTACCTACATCGTGACCAACAACTCAGGCGACCCGAATGTCTCCGAGAGCGGTGTTGCCGGCAAGGGCAAGTTTATCGCCGGCGCCCTGGAAATGAGCAACGTGGACCTGGCGGAACAATTTACCGACATGATCGTTACACAGCGGGGTTTCCAGTCCAACAGTAAAACGATACAAACATCGGACCAGATGCTGCAGGAGCTTTTGACCTTAAAGCGTTAA
- the flgD gene encoding flagellar hook assembly protein FlgD, which yields MDISTTMNSADKARTQMQVDLLNKTIDPGRQSKQELDKDDFLKILLTQLTHQDPSEPMKDKEFIAQMAQFSTLEQMTNMASSFTQLSGVMASSKAMNTLGHEVEIIRGDQVIRGTVEAVSGREFPQVLVNGTYYDVDEIEKVMRQEDMNI from the coding sequence ATGGATATTTCCACAACCATGAACAGCGCCGACAAGGCAAGAACACAGATGCAGGTTGATCTGCTGAACAAGACGATCGATCCCGGCAGGCAGTCAAAGCAGGAGCTCGACAAGGATGATTTTCTTAAAATTCTTCTGACCCAGCTGACCCATCAGGACCCCAGTGAACCCATGAAGGACAAGGAGTTTATTGCCCAGATGGCCCAGTTCTCAACACTGGAACAGATGACGAACATGGCAAGCTCCTTTACTCAGCTCTCCGGGGTAATGGCTTCATCGAAGGCCATGAATACCCTGGGACACGAGGTGGAGATTATTCGGGGAGATCAGGTTATTCGCGGTACCGTAGAAGCGGTATCCGGACGGGAATTCCCCCAGGTTCTTGTAAACGGAACCTACTACGATGTGGATGAAATTGAAAAGGTAATGCGCCAGGAGGATATGAACATATGA
- a CDS encoding flagellar hook-length control protein FliK, giving the protein MISPVEFISSDHRPAEFSPQVTELEGPPFGEYLARAETERSNSADQRETEKTDADLQGESPGRAKESKDAETVKDAAAKSKKEETDTSENSKEADRDHSGEGSDESVSRDEKENPVHVPTPRGDGKQTTEKNSRKVNNPENVFAGARGTGKDNKSDVKIQVPVQAEAGIDPEKSASSSERRTETSDSDARDKEKSAIKGLTVSGEGIGPGDAESAKEAGKAAAEKTRHDSEARRDASAVRRVHSGDDAQRQTVKAELIDLRSRKETKSEQTASHQAQKIEAVSLQDSLKPEGQNRQDFIVIEAFNGKADSTISRGETGPAQAAADLSRALKEEGNGEIIKKAQFVLKDRDQGEIRLILKPEKLGEVRIRLNLSDNRHIAGRIIVENNSVREVFQENMEALNRAFRENGFQTAGLDVSVGQREGFSGRRREQNLEGLPLEKMTRIFDDQVPRVEDYIFGESRVNVYV; this is encoded by the coding sequence ATGATATCCCCGGTAGAGTTTATCTCCAGCGACCATCGACCTGCGGAGTTTTCTCCCCAGGTAACGGAGCTTGAGGGGCCTCCTTTCGGCGAATACCTTGCCCGTGCAGAAACGGAAAGGAGCAATTCGGCGGATCAGAGGGAGACTGAGAAAACAGACGCGGACCTTCAGGGGGAGAGTCCTGGCAGGGCGAAGGAATCGAAAGATGCGGAAACCGTGAAGGACGCCGCCGCGAAATCAAAAAAAGAGGAAACCGACACTTCTGAAAACAGTAAGGAAGCAGACAGGGACCATTCCGGCGAAGGATCGGATGAATCCGTTTCCAGGGATGAAAAAGAGAACCCCGTCCATGTTCCGACCCCCCGGGGGGATGGCAAACAGACCACCGAAAAGAACAGCCGGAAGGTCAATAATCCTGAAAATGTCTTCGCGGGAGCCCGTGGAACCGGTAAAGACAACAAATCAGATGTAAAGATACAGGTCCCGGTACAGGCGGAAGCCGGAATAGATCCGGAAAAGTCAGCATCTTCTTCCGAAAGACGTACAGAAACCTCAGATTCTGATGCCAGGGATAAGGAAAAATCGGCCATAAAGGGCCTTACTGTATCCGGCGAAGGGATCGGCCCCGGAGATGCTGAAAGTGCAAAAGAGGCAGGAAAAGCGGCTGCAGAAAAAACCAGACATGACAGTGAGGCCCGCCGCGATGCATCCGCTGTTCGCAGGGTTCATTCCGGCGATGATGCCCAGCGGCAGACGGTAAAGGCCGAACTTATCGATCTTCGCAGCCGAAAGGAGACAAAAAGCGAACAGACAGCTTCACACCAGGCACAGAAGATCGAGGCTGTCAGCTTGCAGGATTCCCTGAAGCCGGAAGGCCAGAACCGTCAGGATTTCATCGTTATCGAGGCTTTCAATGGAAAGGCGGATTCCACGATTTCCCGCGGCGAGACCGGTCCCGCCCAGGCTGCAGCAGACCTTTCCCGTGCTCTGAAGGAAGAGGGGAACGGGGAGATCATAAAAAAAGCCCAGTTTGTACTCAAGGACAGGGACCAGGGTGAGATCCGCCTGATACTCAAGCCGGAAAAACTGGGGGAAGTACGGATACGGCTGAATCTCTCGGATAATAGGCATATAGCCGGCCGAATAATTGTCGAAAATAATAGTGTACGAGAGGTTTTTCAGGAGAACATGGAGGCCCTGAACCGGGCTTTCCGGGAAAACGGTTTTCAGACCGCCGGCCTGGACGTCTCTGTCGGACAGAGGGAAGGTTTTTCCGGAAGACGAAGAGAACAGAATCTCGAAGGGCTTCCTCTTGAAAAAATGACCAGGATTTTTGATGACCAGGTACCCAGGGTCGAAGATTATATTTTCGGCGAGAGTCGGGTCAATGTATATGTGTAG